The following proteins come from a genomic window of Salvia hispanica cultivar TCC Black 2014 chromosome 4, UniMelb_Shisp_WGS_1.0, whole genome shotgun sequence:
- the LOC125224572 gene encoding BRCT domain-containing protein At4g02110-like codes for MLGSSAYDDDPSKAFVGIRFVLFGFDAVREEEMRSMLLEGGGVDTVNYGPYCNHVIVDKLVFDDPICVAARRDGKVLVNGLWVEHSYDSGMPVDPTRVLYWPMRGLNGIPGAKSLVICLTGYQRQNRDDVMNMVSLMGANFSKPLIANKVTHLICYKFEGEKFELAKKIGFAKLVNHLWLENCLKAWELLPEADYAKSGYELEMEAKAKYSEEETQDMSLVDVKKNDIINPHNIQIENTNLHESPDQQGGSRNNGYVPAFESFANVGNTGKTRSTPRKENTSKTKSTPTKEKASTQSSPRKETDFGKTSVSHDTHGDKLDTSYSSCSWSPAKMFSEVPFNVPDGKGNTENIEHALASTSGSAKKSVDGGLSKLSSKSMKASLPLWSERTEINPGSPMSNVSKTGLRGGFDIPMERDLDATDSHGIKSPLMGSLLLPNEGQTTGLPNKMKPTVPCGSSRSPVLSHSPKTLIRGGLATKTMETSVSRSLVDGSCRVACDMSPVKGTSCLREEVTGAFVTPSGKIQDGTGSAVDKTPLKGDVLHLDEENVSSLPRTKKMNVSRSDSKSRRLSHSPTTGASCLREEVDAGSVLPSENIHEGTESAGIKTPSKGSLLYLDEEQQSSLPGTKKMAVLHSGSKSTKLSRSSKVLMGSGLNTKPIEMAGSGSSVCGTRQLAAAVPPTNITSFLQEEVGDVLHMPSERDGDGTESGGIKTPIEGASVHLNKEQTSSLRGRKTTVSRSNSKSTKLSRSRSMLMGTVLGTKETDMPVSGTPIPASHQSAVDISPSNITSHLREEASLASKEALVTSTQLQERQECNDQTIKSSRGRPKKQRLPDSDGKDLSLRRTESCTEGQEIYQSDPPDFRPQFPSTSSTVEKLDNQADLNSSKVDHSGTKSKSPKKKMLARKTLGSKPTICKGKTTKHKGLLSSVLQNKFIGHSNGAVGVEHKENASLAEKFVTVSSNHNEDVGDETETPECEGLKKSAEVEEPHTSKEPGKKKTKKMEAKSKVKKSAEAKKSPELPEPTSTVDVVEKKVAEGKKRPLTKSKTNKLKDHTKEAKQDEKEAVLNNGEKVVLSGKAAKRPSKKLKGSHDVEKENEPVTNEQPSVSCDTGAAGNSTHKLKTPLKNGRANDLTTKTEPAWFILSGHRLQRKEFQQVIRQLKGKVCRDSHNWSYQATHFIVPDPIRRTEKFFAAAASGSWILKTDYLTASTEAGRFLSEEPYEWHKKCLTEDGAINLEAPRKWRLLRERTGHGAFYGMSIVIYGECIAPPLDTLKRVVKAGDGTILATSPPYTRFLNSRVDFAIVSPGITRVDMWVQEFLRHEIPCVLADYLVEYVCKPGYSLDKHVQYNTHAWAKSSLENLVKRVEEAVDEPKTPEENCVDDAACQVCGSRDRGDEMLICGDESGSHGCGVGAHIDCLDPPLEAVPEEDWFCHDCCRKSSSRSLKKRALKSKK; via the exons ATGCTGGGAAGTTCAGCATACGATGATGACCCCTCCAAAGCATTTGTTGGGATTCGATTTGTTCTATTCGGGTTCGATGCAGTTCGTGAAGAGGAG atGCGGTCCATGCTTTTAGAAGGAGGGGGAGTTGATACTGTGAATTATGGACCGTATTGCAATCACGTGATTGTCGATAAGCTTGTTTTT GATGATCCCATATGTGTTGCTGCACGAAGAGATGGCAAAGTATTGGTGAACGGACTATGGGTGGAACACAGCTATGATTCAGGAATGCCTGTTGATCCTACCCGT GTTTTGTATTGGCCAATGAGAGGTCTGAATGGGATTCCTGGAGCTAAGTCTCTGGTTATATGCCTGACTGGATATCAAAGACAGAATCGAGATGATGTCATG AATATGGTTTCCCTGATGGGTGCCAATTTTTCGAAACCATTGATAGCTAACAAGGTTACTCATCTGATATGCTACAAGTTTGAAG GGGAAAAATTTGAGCTTGCCAAGAAGATAGGATTCGCGAAGCTAGTTAACCATCTCTGGCTAGAAAATTG CCTGAAGGCTTGGGAGCTGCTTCCGGAAGCCGATTATGCTAAAAG TGGATATGAATTGGAGATGGAGGCTAAAGCTAAATATTCTGAAGAAGAGACACAAGACATGAGCCTAGTAGATGTGAAAAAGAATGACATCATCAATCCTCACAATATTCAAATTGAGAATACAAATTTGCATGAGTCACCTGACCAGCAGGGGGGTTCTAGAAACAATGGTTATGTGCCTGCATTCGAAAGTTTTGCAAATGTTGGAAATACCGGCAAAACCCGCTCCACTCCTAGAAAGGAGAATACCAGTAAAACAAAGTCAACTCCAACCAAAGAGAAGGCCAGCACCCAGTCAAGTCCTAGAAAAGAGACTGACTTTGGAAAAACATCAGTATCTCATGATACTCATGGTGACAAACTTGATACATCATACTCTTCTTGTTCCTGGAGTCCTGCTAAAATGTTCTCTGAGGTGCCATTTAATGTGCCCGATGGTAAAGGAAACACTGAAAATATTGAGCATGCCTTAGCTTCAACATCTGGAAGTGCTAAGAAGTCTGTAGATGGTGGCTTGTCCAAATTAAGTAGTAAGAGTATGAAGGCCAGTCTCCCTCTGTGGTCAGAAAGAACTGAAATTAATCCAGGAAGTCCCATGTCAAATGTAAGTAAAACCGGGCTTCGTGGAGGTTTTGATATACCAATGGAGAGAGATCTGGATGCAACTGATTCTCATGGCATCAAATCACCATTGATGGGAAGCTTGTTGCTCCCAAATGAGGGACAAACCACTGGTTTGCCCAACAAGATGAAACCAACTGTTCCATGTGGTAGTTCGAGATCGCCAGTTTTAAGCCATTCTCCAAAAACTTTGATCAGGGGTGGATTGGCTACAAAAACGATGGAAACGTCGGTTTCTAGATCTTTAGTTGATGGTTCATGTCGAGTAGCCTGTGATATGTCTCCAGTTAAAGGTACTAGCTGTTTGAGGGAAGAAGTTACTGGTGCTTTTGTCACGCCATCAGGGAAAATCCAAGATGGAACTGGATCTGCTGTAGATAAAACTCCTTTAAAGGGAGATGTTTTGCACCTCGATGAGGAAAATGTAAGCAGTTTGCCTCGTACAAAGAAAATGAACGTCTCACGTAGTGATTCAAAATCAAGGAGACTAAGCCATTCTCCAACTACCGGAGCTAGTTGTTTGAGGGAAGAAGTTGATGCCGGTTCTGTCCTGCCATCAGAGAACATTCATGAGGGAACTGAATCTGCTGGAATAAAGACTCCTTCAAAGGGATCCTTGTTGTACCTTGACGAGGAACAACAAAGCAGTTTGCCTGGTACTAAGAAAATGGCCGTTTTACACAGTGgttcaaaatcaacaaagcTAAGCCGATCTTCAAAGGTATTAATGGGAAGTGGATTGAATACAAAACCGATTGAAATGGCAGGTTCTGGATCTTCAGTTTGTGGTACACGTCAATTAGCTGCTGCTGTTCCTCCCACAAATATCACTAGTTTTTTGCAGGAAGAAGTGGGCGATGTTCTTCACATGCCGTCTGAGAGGGACGGAGATGGAACTGAATCTGGAGGAATAAAGACTCCTATAGAGGGAGCCTCAGTGCACCTTAACAAGGAGCAAACCAGCAGTTTGCGCGGTAGGAAAACTACTGTTTCTCGTAGTAACTCCAAATCAACGAAACTAAGCCGTTCTCGGAGCATGTTAATGGGAACAGTATTGGGTACAAAAGAGACAGACATGCCTGTTTCTGGAACTCCAATCCCTGCTTCACATCAATCAGCTGTTGATATATCTCCATCAAATATCACCAGCCATTTGAGAGAGGAAGCTTCACTGGCCTCTAAAGAAGCTTTAGTCACGTCTACTCAACTTCAGGAAAGACAGGAGTGCAATGATCAAACAATTAAATCTTCTCGAGGAAGACCCAAAAAGCAGAGGTTGCCTGATTCCGATGGGAAGGACCTTTCTCTGAGAAGGACCGAATCTTGCACCGAGGGACAAGAAATATATCAAAGTGATCCACCAGATTTCAGACCCCAATTTCCGAGTACAAGCTCTACAGTAGAGAAACTGGATAATCAAGCGGATTTGAACTCTTCAAAGGTAGATCACAGTGGTACCAAGTCAAAATCCCCAAAGAAAAAGATGCTTGCCAGGAAGACATTGGGTTCCAAACCAACTATCTGTAAAGGGAAAACTACAAAACACAAAGGACTGCTTTCTTCTGTATTGCAGAACAAGTTCATAGGTCATTCGAATGGAGCAGTTGGCGTGGAACACAAAGAAAATGCTTCTCTGGCCGAGAAGTTTGTCACCGTCTCTTCAAACCACAATGAAGATGTAGGTGATGAAACTGAAACTCCAGAATGCGAAGGGCTGAAGAAATCTGCAGAAGTCGAAGAACCTCATACAAGCAAGGAACctggcaaaaaaaaaacaaaaaagatggAGGCAAAATCAAAGGTTAAGAAGAGCGCTGAAGCTAAAAAGTCTCCAGAGTTGCCAGAACCAACATCAACTGTTGATGTTGTAGAGAAAAAGGTAGCAGAGGGCAAGAAACGTCCTTTGACCAAGTCTAAGACGAATAAGTTGAAGGATCATACCAAGGAGGCCAAACAAGACGAGAAGGAGGCTGTCTTGAACAATGGAGAAAAGGTTGTGTTGTCTGGTAAAGCCGCTAAAAGACCATCTAAGAAACTGAAAGGTTCACATGACGTGGAGAAGGAAAATGAACCTGTTACAAATGAACAACCAAGTGTAAGCTGTGATACTGGAGCAGCTGGAAATTCTACTCATAAACTTAAAACGCCTCTAAAAAATGGCAGGGCAAATGACCTAACCACCAAGACTGAACCTGCATGGTTTATATTGAGTGGGCATAGGCTTCAAAGAAAGGAGTTTCAGCAGGTTATAAGgcaattaaaaggaaaagtatgCAGGGACTCTCATAATTGGTCATATCAAGCAACACATTTCATTGTTCCAGATCCAATTCGAAGAACTGAGAAGTTCTTTGCAGCTGCTGCATCTGGAAG CTGGATTCTCAAAACTGATTATCTAACTGCTAGCACCGAGGCTGGAAGGTTTTTGTCTGAAGAGCCATATGAATGGCATAAGAAATGCTTAACTGAAGATGGAGCAATCAACTTAGAAGCTCCAAGGAAATGGCGTCTTCTGAGGGAGAGAACAGGTCATGGTGCATTTTATGGAATGAGTATAGTCATTTATGGAGAGTGCATTGCTCCTCCACTG GATACTTTGAAGCGTGTTGTAAAGGCCGGAGATGGGACCATACTCGCAACCTCGCCTCCATACACGCGTTTTCTAAATTCAAGGGTTGATTTTGCCATTGTTAGCCCGGGCATTACCCGTGTTGACATGTGGGTGCAGGAGTTTCTCAGACACGAGATACCCTGTGTTCTTGCTGACTATCTGGTGGAGTATGTGTGCAAGCCTGGTTATTCCCTTGATAAGCATGTGCAATACAACACTCATGCTTGGGCGAAGAGTTCACTTGAGAATCTGGTTAAACGTGTGGAGGAGGCTGTTGATGAGCCTAAAACACCAGAAGAGAACTGCGTTGATGACGCAGCATGCCAAGTGTGTGGATCGCGTGACAGAGGAGATGAGATGCTCATATGTGGTGATGAGAGTGGTAGTCATGGATGTGGTGTCGGTGCCCACATTGACTGCCTTGATCCTCCACTTGAGGCTGTGCCAGAGGAAGACTGGTTCTGCCATGACTGCTGCCGGAAAAGTAGTAGCCGGAGTTTGAAGAAACGAGCCTTGAAATCAAAGAAGTGA